The following coding sequences lie in one Candidatus Nitrospira nitrificans genomic window:
- a CDS encoding aldo/keto reductase, with product MEYRHLGRSGVKVSRLCLGTMNFGPQTSEQDSFALMDRAVELGINFFDTANVYGWKLGEGWTEQIIGRWFAQGGGRRDKVVLATKVYGRMGDGPNQSRLSAVHIKRACEDSLRRLQTDRIDVYQMHHVDRETPWEEIWQAMEQLVREGKVVYVGSSNFAGWHLAQAQETARSRKFLGLISEQSLYHLNARTIELEVIPACEAYGIGLIPWSPLGRGLLAGALKSASVGRRADAELKKQVDDARPRLEAYEALCGRIGERPADVALAWLLHHKAVTAPIIGPRTMEQLEGAMRALDLVLNQETLKQLDDIFPGPGGAAPEAYAW from the coding sequence ATGGAATACAGACATCTTGGCCGGTCAGGAGTGAAAGTCAGTCGGCTCTGTCTCGGGACGATGAACTTCGGCCCGCAGACAAGCGAACAGGATAGCTTCGCTCTGATGGATCGAGCCGTGGAGCTCGGCATCAATTTTTTTGATACGGCGAATGTGTACGGCTGGAAGCTCGGTGAGGGCTGGACAGAGCAGATCATCGGCCGTTGGTTCGCGCAAGGCGGAGGCCGTCGGGATAAGGTGGTGCTGGCTACGAAGGTGTACGGTCGCATGGGGGACGGGCCGAATCAGTCGCGGCTCTCGGCCGTCCATATCAAGCGAGCGTGCGAGGACAGTCTTCGACGGTTGCAGACAGACCGGATCGATGTGTATCAAATGCACCATGTCGATCGGGAAACACCGTGGGAAGAAATCTGGCAAGCGATGGAGCAGTTGGTCAGAGAGGGGAAAGTCGTCTACGTGGGCAGCAGCAATTTCGCCGGGTGGCACTTGGCTCAGGCTCAAGAAACCGCGCGCAGCCGAAAGTTCTTGGGGCTTATATCGGAGCAGAGCCTCTATCATCTCAATGCGCGTACGATCGAACTGGAAGTCATCCCCGCCTGCGAGGCCTACGGCATCGGGCTGATCCCCTGGAGTCCGTTGGGACGTGGGCTCTTGGCCGGGGCTCTGAAATCGGCCAGCGTGGGGCGTCGAGCGGACGCGGAGTTGAAAAAGCAGGTGGACGACGCTCGTCCGAGGCTGGAGGCGTATGAGGCGTTGTGCGGACGAATCGGCGAACGACCGGCGGATGTCGCGCTGGCCTGGTTGTTACACCACAAGGCCGTCACGGCGCCGATTATTGGGCCACGCACCATGGAACAGCTGGAGGGGGCGATGCGGGCGCTCGATCTTGTCCTTAATCAGGAAACCCTGAAGCAGCTGGACGACATTTTCCCCGGCCCGGGCGGCGCCGCACCGGAAGCCTACGCGTGGTAA
- a CDS encoding thiamine pyrophosphate-dependent enzyme yields the protein MSLDYVKFTPGFDTFMPKEYRDMVEHGPFGKKTTVSQMGSFKEILEEHPMCAGCAMTLFIRLAIIAFPNPEDTITVGTAGCGRLAISQAAIPFVYGNYGDQNGVASGLSRGLRIRFGDKHKDVVVIAGDGGTADIGFQQVLHSWFRKERFTTIMLDNEVYGNTGGQESGMTTRGAVLKMAPLGKKFEKMDMVAMAKIAGCAYIATVVPNNPRRVESCIKKAVLIAREVGPTYIQAYTSCNIEYAIPTDQVMADAKTVEDDRYKFAEYVSEDAKAYLAERYGYKEFMQKPVAAVTTV from the coding sequence ATGAGTCTTGATTATGTGAAGTTCACCCCGGGATTCGACACATTCATGCCGAAAGAATATCGGGACATGGTGGAGCACGGGCCATTCGGGAAGAAAACGACCGTGTCGCAGATGGGCAGCTTCAAAGAAATCCTCGAAGAGCATCCCATGTGCGCCGGCTGTGCGATGACCCTGTTCATCCGGCTCGCGATCATCGCCTTCCCAAATCCCGAAGACACGATTACCGTCGGAACGGCAGGCTGCGGCCGGCTGGCGATTTCACAGGCGGCGATTCCGTTCGTCTACGGCAACTATGGGGACCAGAACGGCGTCGCCAGTGGACTATCGCGCGGATTGCGGATTCGTTTCGGCGACAAACATAAGGATGTCGTCGTGATAGCCGGTGACGGCGGCACCGCCGACATCGGATTCCAGCAAGTCCTCCATTCCTGGTTCAGAAAGGAACGGTTCACGACGATCATGCTGGACAATGAAGTGTACGGGAATACGGGCGGACAAGAGAGCGGGATGACGACGAGAGGGGCGGTGCTGAAGATGGCGCCCCTCGGCAAGAAGTTCGAGAAAATGGACATGGTCGCCATGGCGAAGATCGCCGGCTGCGCCTACATCGCCACCGTCGTGCCGAATAATCCGCGTCGGGTGGAAAGCTGCATCAAGAAGGCCGTGCTGATCGCTCGCGAGGTCGGTCCGACCTATATTCAGGCCTATACGTCCTGCAATATCGAGTACGCGATCCCGACCGACCAGGTGATGGCAGACGCCAAGACCGTCGAGGATGACCGGTACAAGTTTGCCGAGTACGTCAGCGAGGACGCCAAGGCCTATCTGGCCGAGCGCTATGGCTACAAGGAGTTCATGCAGAAGCCGGTGGCGGCAGTCACAACAGTGTAA
- a CDS encoding transketolase C-terminal domain-containing protein: MDSTAIIGTTNKKGQVITDPRVMMNDAPRTPSFFTGSEVIKEAVRRANVDVMVAYPITPQSEAAALCGELFAEGYIGDYFRGESEFAVMSQCAGAAFGGARVFTTTAGPGTMRAMENFPMWAGSRLPIQCIVTCRGINSPLSIQPDTIEIAYLMNTGMLVWHAETAQDFYDWILKGYMVSEEPDVHLPLALCCDGFFVTHTKDVVDLTPVDMCLPPYDPYRSPVPCMDMECPPVRMMRDPFVMKSNYISYATHASWQQEVWAAAERSRKHTIAWLDGLIDVEDGDADILIISSGTAVSQGREAIRLLADEGIRVGLVKIKTLRPWPEEELLEATKHASHIIVPEFNVIGWMAKEIKATIPNSKRVVAGPRVCGGMTLPPEVIVEEVKKAIGMRSGVLAGRGG; the protein is encoded by the coding sequence ATGGACAGCACAGCCATCATCGGAACCACGAATAAGAAGGGGCAAGTCATCACCGATCCACGCGTGATGATGAACGACGCGCCTCGCACGCCGTCGTTTTTTACCGGCAGCGAGGTCATTAAGGAGGCCGTCAGGCGCGCGAACGTCGATGTGATGGTGGCCTATCCCATCACACCTCAGAGCGAGGCAGCCGCCCTGTGCGGCGAGCTCTTTGCCGAGGGCTATATCGGCGACTATTTCCGCGGGGAAAGCGAATTTGCGGTCATGTCGCAGTGCGCCGGCGCCGCCTTCGGCGGGGCCCGTGTCTTCACGACGACCGCCGGACCTGGCACCATGCGGGCCATGGAAAACTTTCCGATGTGGGCCGGATCCCGATTGCCGATCCAATGTATCGTCACCTGCCGGGGCATCAATTCCCCCTTGTCGATCCAACCGGACACGATCGAGATCGCCTACCTCATGAATACGGGCATGCTCGTCTGGCATGCGGAAACCGCACAGGATTTTTACGACTGGATTCTCAAGGGCTACATGGTGTCGGAAGAGCCGGACGTGCATTTGCCGTTGGCCCTCTGTTGCGATGGCTTCTTCGTGACCCATACGAAAGACGTCGTCGACTTGACGCCCGTCGACATGTGCCTGCCACCCTATGATCCCTATCGCTCACCCGTCCCCTGCATGGATATGGAATGTCCCCCGGTTCGGATGATGCGCGATCCCTTCGTGATGAAGAGCAACTACATCAGCTACGCCACGCACGCGAGCTGGCAACAGGAAGTCTGGGCTGCCGCGGAACGCTCGCGCAAGCACACCATCGCGTGGTTGGATGGCTTGATCGATGTCGAAGACGGCGATGCCGACATCCTTATCATCTCCTCAGGAACCGCCGTCTCCCAGGGGCGAGAAGCCATCCGCCTGCTGGCCGATGAAGGGATTCGCGTCGGACTGGTAAAAATCAAAACCCTACGACCATGGCCGGAGGAAGAACTTCTCGAGGCGACCAAACATGCCTCACATATCATCGTGCCCGAGTTCAATGTCATCGGATGGATGGCCAAAGAAATCAAAGCCACGATCCCGAACAGCAAGCGAGTCGTCGCCGGACCGCGCGTCTGCGGCGGCATGACCTTGCCACCAGAAGTGATTGTGGAGGAAGTCAAGAAGGCGATCGGCATGAGATCCGGCGTGCTGGCGGGACGCGGCGGATGA
- the erpA gene encoding iron-sulfur cluster insertion protein ErpA: protein MQKRSNAMITITPTAEGKIRELMQEEKDTVGLRVYVKGGGCHGYQYGMAFESVMSEDDTVIEKGDVKVIMDSQSAPLLAGCEVDFRDTVQGSGFEIKNPQAKTTCGCGSSFSA, encoded by the coding sequence ATGCAGAAAAGGAGCAACGCCATGATAACGATCACACCGACGGCAGAAGGAAAGATCCGAGAACTGATGCAGGAAGAGAAAGACACGGTCGGCCTGCGCGTCTACGTGAAGGGCGGTGGGTGCCATGGCTATCAGTACGGCATGGCCTTCGAGTCCGTCATGAGCGAAGACGACACCGTCATCGAGAAAGGCGACGTCAAGGTCATCATGGACTCCCAGAGCGCCCCGTTGCTGGCCGGCTGCGAAGTCGATTTTCGAGACACGGTGCAAGGCTCCGGCTTTGAGATCAAGAACCCACAAGCCAAAACGACCTGTGGGTGCGGCAGTTCATTCAGCGCATAA
- a CDS encoding DUF1328 family protein produces the protein MLYYALMFLVVGLIAGALNLAGISTVVVQISWILVLAGILVMGAIHLIMGRTSRTG, from the coding sequence ATGCTCTATTACGCACTGATGTTCCTGGTCGTCGGCTTGATCGCCGGCGCGCTGAACCTCGCCGGGATCTCGACCGTCGTGGTTCAAATTTCATGGATTCTGGTCTTAGCCGGGATCCTGGTGATGGGGGCGATTCATTTAATCATGGGACGCACCAGCCGAACGGGGTGA
- a CDS encoding CsbD family protein, whose translation MNAAQLKGKWMQFKGELKEKWVKFTDNDLQEIGGNYDRFVGKAQERYGDKKRELMKWADQWYHKAPPDKAGKKVQ comes from the coding sequence ATGAATGCTGCGCAACTCAAAGGAAAATGGATGCAGTTCAAAGGTGAACTGAAAGAGAAGTGGGTCAAGTTTACGGACAATGATCTCCAGGAGATCGGGGGGAACTACGACAGATTTGTCGGCAAAGCCCAGGAACGGTACGGCGATAAAAAGCGTGAGCTGATGAAGTGGGCGGATCAGTGGTACCACAAGGCTCCGCCGGACAAG